TGGGCTATTATTCTCATTATCACTTCTATTAGTTTGCTCGCTCTCGGAGCCTTTGGCCTTGTAATATGGGGAACAAGGTTAAATACGACTATTAAAGACAGACTTGCAGGTAAACGTTGGGCAGCACCTACTGAATTTTACGCAGCGCCGGAACGTTTTCTTAAGGGCCAATCTCAGATTTCAAAAACACTTTCCAGTACACTCGAGCGCCTTGAGTACCAAAATATTTTAGTAGAAAAAAAACTGACCCCAGGGGATTTCACCAAATGGACTCCAGAAATTTGTAAGCAAAAAGTTCAAGCTGGTATTCCGGATGACACGGTTACATGTTGGGCTATTAAACCACGACAACGCAGCGGTGGCGCACCACCGACTAATACACAAATTGCTACTGAACGTGCTCTGCAAGTTTTAGCTGTAAACGCTGAAGATGTGATTGTGGAAGTTTACGAAGGTGAGCCCCCTCAAACTGCTGCTGTTATAGAATTAGAACCAGAACTTTTTGCACAATTTTATGGCGGTCAACCTGTACTCAGGCAAATTGTTTCACTAGGTGATGTACCACCGCACCTGCTTAATGCGGTTTTAGCTATTGAAGACAGTGCCTTTCTCACCCATCGAGGTGTGAGTTGGTCTGGTATGTTAAGAGCCGCTTTTAGAAATATAATGAAAAGGCATGTTGCTGAGGGCGGAAGCACCATCACACAACAACTCATTAAAAATTATTTTTTAACACCAGAGAGAACTTTTAAACGAAAAATTACAGAAATTCTAATGGCACTGCTTTTAGAATCGCAATTCACTAAAGATGATATTTTAGAAACCTATATTAATGAAGTGTATCTAGGTCAAACAGGTCCGTTTGAAATTCACGGAGTTGGAGTTGCAGCAAAAAACTTTTTTAACAAACGTGTTGGTGAACTTTCCATTGGCGAGAGTGCTCTGCTTGCCGGTAGCATTCGAGGCCCCAATACGTATAATCCGTTTAAGCATGCTGTAAAGTCTCAAGCACGTCGCAATGTGGTGCTTAAACGCATGCGTGAGTTAGAATTAATTAGTGCTGAAGAATATGAATTGGCACTTAATGAAACTTTACCCATTGAGAAAAAACAATTGCTGCGCGATTTAGCGCCATTTTTTATCGACTCGGTGAAATTCCAACTTCAAAAGCTAAAACTTTCAGATCTTGAGGGTTTGCAAGTTTACACCACATTAAATTTACGCGCACAACAAGCAGCAACGGCATCAGTAACAGAGGGCTTAGCGCAAATCGAAAAACAATATGCCAGCATTCAAAAAACTGAAAAATCTAAAAATATAAAATTACAAGCAGTCCTTATTTCAGCTGATCCTACAAATGGTTTTGTTGAAGCTGTTGTGGGGGGGCGTGCGTATAATGAAACCCAATTAAATCGCGCTGTAAATAGCCAACGTCAAGTTGGAAGTATTTTTAAACCCTTTGTTTTTTTAGCGGCGTTTTCGAGTAACGACCAAAATGGGTCACCCTACACTCCACTCACTCAAATACTAGATGAACCATTCACTATAAAATATGACAAACAAAGTTGGACCCCTCAAAATTATAAGAATGAATATGAAGGAAATATTCCGCTTTATCGCGCACTCGAAGGAAGTCTTAATGCTTCAACGAGTAAAATTGCACTTCAAGTTGGAATTCCAAAAGTTATAGATGTGGCAAGACGTGCAGGTATTGATACGTCACTTCAAGCAGTTCCAAGTATAGCACTTGGGAGTGCGGGGTTAACACCCCTTGAAGTTTTGCAATCATATTGCACTCTCGCAAGACGCGGTGAACTGAATCCGTTGACATTTATTTACGTTGTTATGAATGCCACGGGCGATATTTTATACGAATTTAAACCTGCACGTTCACAATCCCTTGACCCCATTGAAGTCAGGCAAACTGTTTCACTGATGGAAGGGGTGTTTTTACGAGGAACAGGGCGCGGAATTCCCGCACAAGGATTCACTCA
This DNA window, taken from Oligoflexia bacterium, encodes the following:
- a CDS encoding PBP1A family penicillin-binding protein → MVKKRWAIILIITSISLLALGAFGLVIWGTRLNTTIKDRLAGKRWAAPTEFYAAPERFLKGQSQISKTLSSTLERLEYQNILVEKKLTPGDFTKWTPEICKQKVQAGIPDDTVTCWAIKPRQRSGGAPPTNTQIATERALQVLAVNAEDVIVEVYEGEPPQTAAVIELEPELFAQFYGGQPVLRQIVSLGDVPPHLLNAVLAIEDSAFLTHRGVSWSGMLRAAFRNIMKRHVAEGGSTITQQLIKNYFLTPERTFKRKITEILMALLLESQFTKDDILETYINEVYLGQTGPFEIHGVGVAAKNFFNKRVGELSIGESALLAGSIRGPNTYNPFKHAVKSQARRNVVLKRMRELELISAEEYELALNETLPIEKKQLLRDLAPFFIDSVKFQLQKLKLSDLEGLQVYTTLNLRAQQAATASVTEGLAQIEKQYASIQKTEKSKNIKLQAVLISADPTNGFVEAVVGGRAYNETQLNRAVNSQRQVGSIFKPFVFLAAFSSNDQNGSPYTPLTQILDEPFTIKYDKQSWTPQNYKNEYEGNIPLYRALEGSLNASTSKIALQVGIPKVIDVARRAGIDTSLQAVPSIALGSAGLTPLEVLQSYCTLARRGELNPLTFIYVVMNATGDILYEFKPARSQSLDPIEVRQTVSLMEGVFLRGTGRGIPAQGFTHPAAGKTGTTSDTKDVWFGGFTPLHAAVVWVGFDQPTPTGLTGATGAIPLWTQYMKTYASRYPPVDFAIPEGASIVAFDPASGMLAKPTCAVQVRHVFKNGTAPSSECWLH